The genomic DNA GCCCTCACGAAGCCAACAGCACAGTGAAATCGGCTACCAGGTGACTCGCACACTGGTTCGTCGATGAGCGGCGAGCGGACCCAGTGGGCGACGAATCCGCGATACCACCCGTTTACCGGCGGGCCTGTGGTGCCGTTCTACGCTCGCAAACGGATGGCGGAAAATGACGCTACCGCCACTGACTATGCAGTTGCTATGGTAATCTATCCCATGGCCTATGAGGCGAACAGACGGGTGAAGACGAGCGCCAGAACGTTTGAGATAGTAGAACGGCTCAGCCGCGATGATCATATCGGAGTGTCACAGCTGGCGGCGGATCTAGAGATGACTAAAGGAATCGTTCACAACCACCTCAGTACGCTCCGGGAGATGGGATACGTGACCAAGACCAGCGACGGCTACCGGTTGTCGCCGAAACTGCTCTCGGTCGGACTCAGGGCACGAGCCAACGCACAGCTCTATCGGTACGCAGACGGCCTCCTCACCGGGTTGGCTGAACAACTGGACGTCGGGGTGGTGCTGTGTCAGGAAGCCGGCACCGACTGTGTAATCGTCGCCACCTACGACGTGCCGCCTCGACTCGACACCGAGGTCGGTACGTCGTTCCCACTGACGGAGTCGATACTGGGCCTCGTCCTCCGTCTCTCCAGCGAGCGAGCGGCCCCGGCCGACCGCGAAACCGAATACGACCTCGCGGCGATCGACCGGGAGCTAGCCGAGAACGCGTACGCTATCGGCCCGCTGTCACGAGGGGTCGCGGTCAGCTGCGTCGCGACGCCCATCCGTGACGACGACGGGTACGGCCACGGGAGCGTGGGTGTGTTACTCACCGAGAGGCAGCGGGAGCAGCATCTCCAGCGGATTACTGAAGCGACTGTCACGTTGCGACAGCAGGTCGAGAAACGGCTGCGATCGGAGTGGACGAGTGAGCGGTCGTTCGCGACGGAGAAACACTCCTGGATCGGCTGACGACGTGCGTTCGAGCCGTCGCCGCCCCGACCGGCCGCCCACGTCGACGTTGGAACCGACCCCCACGGCGACTCCGCTTCAGACGGAGTCGGCACGTGGTTGCGTGTCCCCGCCTCGCCCGATCAAGAGCGAGAATCCGACACCGAGGACCGGAAAGACCGCCAGTACCCCGAACGTCGTCGCCGGGGTGAACACCGACAGGAGGGCTCCCGAGACCGCTGCGCCGGCGGCTCCGATTCCGAAGGAAACGAGATAGGTGTAGCCGTAGGACAGGCCCCGTTCGTCGGGCGGCGACTGCTCGGCGATCGTCGCCTGATACAGCGGCTGTAAGGCAAACAGGAGAAAGCCGAGCCCGGCGCTCACCGCCACCAGGGCCGGCATCCCGAGCCTCGCGGTCGGGACGAACCCGACAGCGACGACGGCGAGGCTCCCGAAGACGACAGCCAGTGCGGTTGTCGGCTCCACTCGGTCCGAGACCTTTCCGCCGACGTACTGGCCGCCGACACCGACTGTGAGCAGCCCGACGTAGAGATACGACGCCAGGTTGAACTGCTCTGCGACCGGGCTGCCGGCGTCGAACATTCGGGCGTACTCGGTGACCGGTGGGAGAAGACCGCCGAGTACGTCCGGGAGGAAAGTCAGGGCCCCCCGATAGAACAGCCCGTTCATCATCACGACGAACATGGCCAGCGTGAACCCGACGGTAAACAGTGCTCGGCTATCGGCGACGAACCCCGAGAGCGACATCGACGGCCGCTCGTCGGTCCCCCCGTCGACGCTGACCGCCGCCGTCTCGTCGAAATCGGTCGCCAGCGCGTACAGGACGGCCACTACTGCGGGCACAACCAGCAGCCTCGTGACGACCCGCCAGTCGAAGTTCAGCAACAAGAGCGCAGTGAGCAACGGGCCGAACGCGATTCCGAGGTTCCCCGCCATGCCGTGGTACGCGAAAGCCGTGCCTCGGTTCTCGACGCCGGTCGAGATGAGGGAGAGGCCCGACGGGTGATACACGCTCGCCGCGAGTCCCCACGCCGCGAGCGCGATTGCGATGGTCACGATGCCGCTGGCGACGCTCAAGAGCAGAAACGACAGCGCCATGCCGACGAGACAGAACAGGATCAGGGTCCGGGAACCGTACCGGTCAGCCAACACGCCGCCGGGCAGTGCTCCGATACCGAACAGCGCGTACCCGAGAGCCACGACGAGCCCGAGCATCGCTGTCGAGACGGAGAACTCGAGGAGCCAGATGACGACCAAAATCGGAATCGAGAGCTCGAACGTGTGAACTATCGCGTGAGAGACACTGGTGAATAAGACGACTGAGCGTGCGTTTTCTTCCATCACTGGGATACGCGATGCTACGAGTGTCGGCAGGCTTAGTCTTTTCTGCAACGGTAGATATGCCGCGGCGAAGAGTCGCCGCGTGCTGTCACAGGGACACCGACCGGACGGCGACGCCGGTCCGACCCCATCGCGGCGAGCGGGGCGACACCGGAGGAACGTGCCCGAGGGGGGCTGAATCGCCCGTTCGTCGCTGCCAGTCCGCCGACGGTACCGTCAGTCGGGTCCAAGCGGCGGGGCCGTGGCGGGCGGGCGCCGCGTTTGAGCCCGACGCTCGTAGGCGGCGGCCATCCCGACGAGCGTCGCTTCGCTGTGGGGCGCGCCGAGTAGCTCGACGCCGACGGGGAGGCCGTCGTCGGTGAACCCTGCGGGCATCGAGATGCCTGGACAGGAGGACTGCGAGGAGATGACGGTGTTGACCGGGTAGTCCGCACGGGTCAGGTCGCCGCTCCGCAGCTCGGCGTGCCGGGGCGGGACGACCTGCACGTCCGGGAACACGAGGGCATCGAGGTCGCGGTCGGCCAGCAGATAGACGAGTGTCTCCCGAAGCGACTCCTGGGCGGCGACCCTTTCCCAGTAGTCCGGGACCGTAGTCGGGTCCTCCGGGGCGGCGGCGATAGTCTCGAACAGCTCTAACCCCTCGTGGTACGCCCCCTTCCGGTGGAGTTCCGCGACGGAATCGACGGGAGGGCGCTCCAGACCGGCGAGAAACGCGTCGATATCACGCTTTGGCTGCAAAGCGTGCAGCGAACTGGTGTCGAGACGCTCCTGTAGCCCCGGGATACCGACCGGGTCGACCAGCTCGGCACCCGCCTCCGACATCGTCGACAGTGCCGTTTCGACGACCGACGTCACCGGCGCTGCAGTCGGGTCAGCGTCGCTCCCGAACACGTCACGAACGACGCCGAGTCGGGCCCCGTCGAGGCCGGTGCCATCGATGGCCGACACGCAGGACCCGGGGGAACCGCCGAACCGCGCGGCCCCCGTCCGCTCGTCGCGTCTATCGAACCCGGCTATCACGTCCAGTACGCGGGCGAGGTCCTCGACTGTCCGTGCCATCGGTCCGGGGGTGTCCTGTCGCGTTACCAGCGGAGACAGCCCCGCGCGACTCACCAGCCCGGTCGTCGGCCGAAGGCCGTAGAGGTTACAGCACGATGCGGGGACGCGAATAGAGCCGCCAGTGTCCTCACCGATGCCGACCGCACCGAGGTTAGCAGCGACGCCGGCCCCGGTGCCTGCACTGGAGCCCCCCGAGTCTCGGTCTAGATCGTAGGGGTTCTTCGTCTGGCCGAGCACGGACGAGTATCCCACGAAGCCCGCGGCCCAGTCCGGGAGGTTCGTTTTCGCGAGGATAACCGCGCCGGCCTCTTTCAAGCGCCGGACGATAGTCGCGTCCTCGGCCGGGACGTAGTCGGCGAACGCTTCCGAGCCGAACGTCGTCACGAGGCCCGCCGTGGAGACCTGGTCCTTGACGAGAACGGGTATCCCGTGGAGCGGGCCACAGAGCCCGCTTTCGGCGAACCGCTGGTCGAGCTCCGCGGCCCGGTCCCTCGCTGCGGGGTTGACCGTGACGACGCTGTTTATCCGCGGTCCGTCCCGGTCGTAGGCCCCGATTCGCTCGATGTACTGGTCGACGATACTCTCACTCGTGAGTTCACCGCGTCGCATCGCGGCGTGTAGCTCCCCGATAGTCGCCTCGACGATAGATGATGGATACGACATTCTGTAATAGATTTCCCGTACTGTCACATATATCGGTGAAATGCGCCATATACGTTTGGAAATACAGGATATTTGTTCGAGAGTTCGTGCTGTCTCTGTCGCGTCCCGGTTCCGTCTGTCCCGCCCTACGGTGTCGGAGTGCATACCGTGTCTCCCGGGATATCCGGTTGCGGCCAGAATTGAATAAACGTTCGAGTGTTATTGTAATAACGGACGTTTGTAACCCTAATCTATATATTGTGTGGGATTGACCAACTGCTGTGGTCAAACTAGTCCTGCTAAAGAAGCCGACGGAAGGTGTCAGCCGCGACGAACTCATCGAGTATCTTCGGACAGTCCACGGGCCGCACAACGCGAGCCTCCCCGGGAACGACTACTCGCTCTCGGTACAGGTCGACCCGGACGACGAGGACGCGATTCCGGACGATATGGAGTACTACGACGAGAGCGAGACCATCCCGGTCGACCCGGAGGACACCGAGTACGACTCCCTGGAGATACACGAGTTCGAGACGGTCGAAGACCTCATCGAGGCCCATTCGACCGAGAGCGCACAGGAGGCGGCCGACAAACTTGACGAAATGATTGACTTTGAAGAGGAGATCGCGTTCGTCGTCGACGACGAACAGATAGAGCTCTAGGTCGCTTTCTCCCGCACGCAGACGGTGGTGGTCACCTGCCTCTGAGCCCGCGAACACAGCAGTCGGCATCCCAGACGGGGAAGACTCGTCACAGACGGTGTGTACCCTGCGGGTCACTGAGCCCACGACATCACCTGCCGGTGGCGCGACCGAAACGCGTCGGTGTGTTCGGGCAATATGGCCGCGAGCGAACACACTAAACCAACGCTCACCGTGGAGTAGAGTGGACAATGGTTGATATCGAGGCGTTAGACCACGAGAAGTTCACCGACCGCGCCTGTGACCTCGCCCGCATTGCCGGCGAGCGTGGCGACGGCCCGTACGGCTCACTGCTCGTCGTCGACGGCGAAATCATAATGGAAGAGACGAACCGCGAGGTGACTGACGACGACCTGTCGCTCCATCCGGAGTTGACGCTCGCGAGACGAGCGGCGCAGGAACTCGACGAGGAGACGGCCAGAGAAGCCGTCATGTACACGAGCACCGAACCGTGCCCGATGTGTTCGACGGGGATGGCCTACGCCGGCCTCGGGGCTGTCGTCTACAGCGTCTCCGGCGAGCGTGCCTCGGAGCTCCGAGGCGGCGGCACCGGCGGGATTCCATCCGACGAAGTGTTCGACAGGCTCGACGCCGATATAGAGGTTATCGGTCCCGTGCTGCAGACGGAAGGCGAAGCGGTTCACGAAGCGTTCTGACCGGGGCGAACAGACACTCGCCAAGGGCGGGCGAATCGACGAAGTGTCAACGACGGCCGAAGTCGACCGTCTTGTCCATCCCGTGCTCGTAGACAGTACTGGTGCGACTTGACTCCGCGATGGGGTTGCCGTCCCGGAGCACCAGAGGTCGCACGGGCTGGGTTCGAAGCGCGTCGAACGGGTCGGTCGCGTCGTACACGACCAGCGAGCCCTCATTGCCGGCCTCGATACCGTAGTCGTTGACACCGAACACCGCCGCGTTCCCTTCGAGAAGCATGTTCCACAGCGTCGCGGTGTCTTCGTCCCCGTTCATGTGGGCGAGGTGGACGAGCACGAACGCGGCCTTCAGCGGGTCGCCGTCGCCGTAGCTGTGGAAGTGGTCGACGATGTCGTCCTGACCGATACCGACGGCGACCCCCTGGTCCCGGAGGGCTTCGATTCGCGTGTGGCCGCGGCGACGGGGGAAGTCGTCGTAGCGGCCCTGCAGGACCGCGTTCGCCATCGGATTCGTGACGACGTTCATCCCGCTCTCCCCGATAATCCGGACGAGCTTGTCGGCGTAGGCGTTCGCGTACGAATGCAAGGCCGTGGCGTGGCTGGCGGTCACTCTCTCCCCGAGGCCGCGTTTCAGCGCCTCGCTGGCCAGGACGCCGGTGTAGCGGGACTGCGGGTCGTCGGTCTCGTCGATGTGGAGGTCGGCTTGCGCGTCGTATTTCTCAGCCGTGTCTAACACCGTCCTGACGTGTGCGTTGCCGTCTTCGGTGATGTGCTCTCTGTGGGGGATGCCGCCGACGATGTCGAGGCCGCGTTCCATCGCCGCTTCGAACCGCGTCAATTTCTCCTCGCCTCCCGTGTAGAGACAGCCCATCGGAAACGCCACAATCTGGATGTCGACGAAGCCGGCCAGTTCCTCCCTGACCTCCAGCATGGCTTCGAGACCGACCTCGGAGCGCTCGTCCGAGTTGACGTCGAGGTGGGTCCGAACACGCGTGACGCCGTTCGCCGCGAACCATCGAGCGACCTTCTTCGCGCGGTCTTTGTAATTCTGTTTCGTGAGGTCCTCTTTCGTGTCGTTCCAGAGCCGCCAGCCTTCCTCCAGCGTCCCGGTCCCGTTCCAGTTGGGGACGCCGGCAGTCAACGCGGCGTAGAGGTGCGTGTGCGATTCTATCAGCGGCGGGGTAACGAGACGCCCGGCGGCGTCGAATCGCTGGTCGTGGTCGAACGCGTCGGGGTCGCCGTCGCCGGCCCGGACGACCCTGTCGATACGTCCGTTCCGGATTTCGATATCGACGTTGTTCTCGCGCTCGCCAGAGGGACCGATCACGTTGGCGTCGGTGACGATGTATTCGGACACACCGTACAACAGCTAAAGTGTACAAAAATAACCCGCTGAATACGCCAAATATTTCCCCAGTGCGCTAATTTATATTCGTATATTAAGGAATAGCCGCGAAAATTTGACTCCACTCACGGGCCGGAGCAGCGATGGGCACTCGGGCACACCACGGCGGAGTCGAGCCGGGAGGTGCGGCGGGCAGACACGAGCGATATCATCTTCACGTGATAATACCGGTTGCATTGCAGTAATCGTAGATTATTTAAACATTAGCCGTAATTGCTAGTTGATGTCCGATTCTATACTTCAGAATTGTACAACTGTTGGTGGAGACTCGATAGATATCGAAATACAGGATGGCGTCATCGACAGGGTCGTCCCCGCCGGGGAAGGGGACGCGAGTGCATACGACCCAGCGGATAGATACGACGTCGACGGCAATCTGGTCACGCCGACCGTAACTGAGTCACACACCCACCTGTTCAACGCGCTCTCGGAGGGGAATCCACACACGAACGACGTCGGGACGCTCGAACAGGCCTGGCAAACGGGCGAAAAGAACAGCGTTCACCGGACGGAAGAGGTCGTGAAGAAGAACGCGCGACGGGTGCTGAACTGGTTTGTCTCCTACGGTGTGACCCGGGTCCGCAGTCACCTCTCGCTGACCGCCTCGAAAGAGGGGCCGTTCACAGCCGCGGAAGCGATGCTCGAAATCAAAGAAGAGTACAGCGATATCGTCGACCTCCAGCTCGTCGGGGTTCCGGATAGGGGGTACATACGGGACGAGGAGAAGTTCAGCCAGTTCGAGACGCTGCTAGATATGGGCATCGACGTCGTCGGAGGGTGGCCACACCGCGAGGACACCCGGGAGTACGGTGTCGAACACACCAGGGCCGCCCTGGACCTGGCGACGGAACACGACCTGCTTGTCGACCTCCACATCGACGAGACTGACGACCCCAACTCGAGGTACACCGAGGTGCTGGCGACCGAAGCCATGGAGCGTGGCATCGGCGACCGAACGACGGCGAGTCACGTTACGGCGATGCACTCGTACCCGAACGCCTACGCGGATAAGCTCTCGCGGTTGTTGGCCGAAAGCGGTGTGAGCGTCATCACGAATCCGCTCTCGAATTCAGTCCTCCAGGGGCGATACGACGACTACCCCAAACGCCGCGGCTTCACTCGTCTCGACGAACTGGCCGATGCAGGTGTGACCGTGGGTATCGGCCACGACGATATCGGGGATTCGGCGAACCCGTACGGGGACGGCGATCCCCTCAAGGTCCTGTACTTCCTGGCACACTTCGCTCACAAGAACCGGCTGGGCGACGAGACACAGCTCTGGAACATGCTCCTCCGGAACAACGCGGAAATCTTCGGCTTGAATCCCCGGGAATCGACGTTGACCGAAGGTACGGAAGGGTCCGTCGTCGTGTACGACTCGCCGTCCGCCTTCGACGCGATCCGAACTATCGCACCGCGGACGCTCGTGATGAAAGACGGGCAGGTCATCGCCCGGACGAGCCGCGACGCCCAGATTCTGTCCAATGATATCGGAGCGGTCGATTTCAGCAAGGAAGACATCTGACCGGACCGCTCCGATGGAAACCACGCAGGACACAGCCTCGCTTGTCGGTATCCTGACGGCCGCGTCGCTCGCAGGCGGCGCATCGAAATACGCTATCGGTCCGCTCGTGCCGGAGATAACCGCGAGTTTCGACGTGACGACTGCGACGGTCGGCATCGCACTGAGCGCGATGTGGTTCGCGTTCGCAGCCGTCCAGTTTATCGGCGGTGTGTTGGCCGACCTGGTCGGTGAGCGGTTCGTTCTGCTGGCATCGGTCTCGCTCATTTTCCTGGGGAGTTCGTTGCTGTTTGTTGCACCCACGTTTCCGATTTTCCTCGGTGCCCTTGTCGTTCTGGGTTCGGGGACCGGAGCGCTGTTGATATCCTCGGCGACCTACATCGGCAAGACCTTCGAGACGATGGGCGGCAAGCTCGGCGTGATAACGCTGGGGTCGTCGGCCGCTGGACTCCTCGCCCCGCTGCTTGCCGTCACGTTGGGAGCGCTCTACGGCTGGCGAATCGTCATGCTGTCCGGTGCGACGTTGGCCCTGCCGATCTTTGTCGGCATCTACGTCGAGGTCGATTCTGTCCCGCGGGTGAGTTCCGACGACCGTCGCAGCGATATCCGGGCCGGCCTCGAACAGGTACTCGCCGGCCGCGTGCTCTTGCTGACGCTGTTCGGGGCGTCGATGTACTTCGTCTTTCAGGCTATCGCGTCGTTTTTTCCGACGATGCTGCTCGGCACGACGGACGTCTCGCCGAGAACCGCGGCCGTCGCACTCAGCGCGTTTTTCGCTCTCACTGCGGTATCCAATCCGGTGTTCGGTCGACTCTCCGAACGCCTCGGCCGAACGCCGGTGTTGAGTGCGTGTCTCGGCGTCTCTATCATCGGGTTCGCGCTGTTGTTCGTCTCGACCACCCCGCTACTCGTGTCGGTCGGCGTGGCGTTCGTCGGCGTCGGGTCCGGGTGGGGGTCGACGCTGACGTCGAAACTGATGGAGCTCTTTACGCGTGGCGAGCGGGGCACTGGCTATGGCGTCATGAACACGCTCGCGAACGTCCTCGGCTCATCAGGGAGTGCCGTCACCGGCGTGTTCGCCCTCAGATACGGGTGGCACCAGACTATCGGCCTGATAGCCGCGATACTGGTCTGTGCGCTCTCTCTGTTGCTCGTCGACTCGATACTTCCGAAGAACGGCGGCGTAGACCCGTCAGAGTGAGCACCCCGAACGACAGCGCTCCCGAGCGGACTAGTTCGACTGCTCTCCTTCGGTCCGCAGTCGTAGCGTCCAAGATTTATAGTAATACTTTTGCGAATGTGCATATATATCACGTATGAATGGACGTATTAATTGAAAATTCGCGAATCGTTGATGGAACCGGCGCTCCGTGGTTTCGTGGATGGGTCACGATGGAAGACGGGACGATAACCCAGGTCGGTCGGCAGTCACAGACGGCCCCGGATGCGACCGAAACTGTCGACGCCGACGGCTCGGTTCTCTGTCCGGGATTTATCGACACCCACTCGCACTCAGACCTCGAGGTGTTCGCCGACCCGGTGCTGGAACCGAAGGTCCGACAGGGTATTACGACCGAAATAGTCGGCCAGGACGGGTTCTCTGCTGGCCCGCTCTCCCGTGACAAGACGGGGGAGTGGGAAGACCACTTGAGCGGTATGAACGGGCGACTGGACGACGACTGGGAGTGGGGGTGCCTGGGAGCGTACCTGGACGCTATCGAGGCGAACAGCTGCGGCCCGAACGTCGCGACGCTTGTCGGTCATGGCACGGTCCGGTACGAGACGCTGGGCATGACAGACCGGGAACCGACCCCGGCCGAACTCGAGGAGATGGCAGCCCTCGTCGCCGGTGCGCTCGAAGACGGGGCGATCGGGTTTTCCACAGGGTTGGTGTATCCACCACAGGTACACGCGACCACTGGCGAGGTCCGACGGCTCGCCCGAGAGCTGGCTGCGTTCGACCGCCCGTTCGTCGCTCACATACGGAACGAATCCGTGGATATCTGGGAGGCCCTCGAGGAGTTCATCCGGATAGGGTCCAGGGAATCGATTCCGCTCCACCTGTCGCACTTCAAGCTCGCTTTCGCACCACAGCACGGCAAAGCTCGGCGAGCGATCGGCGTGCTCAAGTCGGCCCGCGAGCGAGGCGTCGATATCACCGCCGATCAGTACCCGTACACGGCGGGGTCGACGAAGCTCGGAGAGGTGCTTCCCGCCTGGGTGCACGCGGACGGACCGGAGGGGGTAATCGAATCGCTCCAGACGGAGGCAGACCGTGCGAGAATCCGAGCCCATCTCGAGGCGCGCCTCGATGACTGGGACCGCGTCGTCGTGACGAGCGTCGCGAGTACGCGGAACCAGGCCGCCATCGGCGAGACCATAGCCGCCATCGCACGCGAGCGCGGGACCACACCCGAGACGGCGATCATGGACCTCCTCGTCGAGGAACGGCTCGAAGTCGGAAAGATAACCTACATGTTACACGAGGACGACGTTCGGTCCATTCTGCAGTACGGCGGCGCGTGTATCGCCACTGACGGACTGCTCGGTGGGAACCCGCATCCACGGACGTACGGCACCTATCCACGAGTCCTCGGCCACTACGTCAGAGACGAAAATCTGCTCCCGCTGGAAGCTGCCGTCCAGATGATGACTGCGCTCCCGGCCCGAGCGATGGGGATGCAGACTAAAGGGCTCGTTCGGCCCGGGATGGACGCCGACCTCCTGGTGTTCGATCCGGTGGCGGTCCGTTCGAACGCGACGTTCGAACAGCCCCGACAGTATCCCGATGGCATCGAACACGTACTGGTGAACGGCTCGTTCGTAGTCCGTGAGGAGGCCATCACCGGTTCGCTCCCGGGTTCGGTTATCCGCGCGTGAGTCTCTCGGTGTGGCTCCGCCCATCGAACCGGGGTACTGGCACTCACGAGTCACCAGTGTCGCCAGAGTGGCCCGGTGAGGTGCTAGCCGGCAATTCGACCGACCCGGTACGGCGGTCGGAGTTGGATTAGCGGATAGAGTGTCAACTAGAATATAGCCGGCAAAGAAATGTGTGCAAACTCAGGTTTGCTGGCCAGAATCTGTACAAATATAGTGAACTAAGAGTAGGAGCAATACATTAACACACCTAGTACACGCTGGAGGCATATATATTAAAGTTATATAGTAGTCCACCTCGTTCGGGATGTTGTGAAACGCAGAGAGCTACTCGGTACTAGCGCAGCGGCATTGATCGGCGGAATAGCGGGTTGCGGTGGAGGCGGATCCGGAGCGAACTCCCTGAACATCGCAGACATCGAAGAGTGGCCGCCGGCGGAGTACGAAAACGAGATCAACGTCTGGAACTGGTACACGGGATGGCGGGACGTCATCACCGAGCGGTTCATGGAGGAGTACCCCGGGGTAGAGAACGCGAACCTCGACTCTTACAACAATCCCGGGCAGTTCTACGCGCAGATCCAGAGCAGTCACTCGATCGACTCCATCGGGTCCACGGGGGAGTACACCCAGCGGATGATGGCGAACGACCTCGCGGAACCGCTCCCGATAGACATGATGCCCAACTACGAAAACGTGGCAGACCAGTACAAGGAGGTGACCGAGAGTACGTACGCGGACGAGGGCGGTGTGTACGGGCTGCCAAACGTTATCGTCGCGATGCCGGTCATCGCCTACCGTGACGACTACTTCGACAGCCCACCGAGCTCGTTCGATGTCTTCTGGGACGAAGACCTCGCCGGCAACATCCTCATGTGGGACCGGGATTACATCCTGATGCAGACCGCCGCGCTGTACACCGGCCAGGATCCGCACAACCCGTCCGACTGGGACGAACTGCGAGAGGTGCTCATCCAACAGAAGGACCTGAACGAGGCCTACTACCAGAACCACGACACGGCCCAACAGCTGCTCGCGAGCGAGAACGCAGTCGTCGGTGCGACGCCGACGAACTCCGCCCTGCAGGGTCACGATACGCACGACTCCGCGATACGATACACCGTTCCTGAGGAAGGGACGCTGTTCTCGATCGACCAGCAGGTCGTTCCGAAAGGGGCACCGAACCCGGTGGCGGGCGCGATGTTCACCGACTTCTCCATGTCGCGAGAGAGTGTCGAGATACTGTGGAACGAGTCTTACGCGATCTCCTCGCACGCGGACGCGTTCGATATAATCGCGGATATCGAGGACGATCCGGAGCTCGCGGAACTGGCCCGATACGACGACGACTGGGAGTTGTCCGAACGGCGGCCGCTGTCGGAAGAAGTCCGACAGCGGACCAGTGACCTGTACACCGAAGTGATGGGTGCATAAGGAATCCATTGAACGCCTGTCTATCCAAGCCAAAATGTCAAGCGAACTAGAAGACTCGGTAAACAACCGGACGAATCGAACGAATCGAAAGACGACGTTAGAGGTGGACTCCCTAGTCAAGATCTATCAGGGAAAAGAGACAGTTCACGCTGTCGAAGGGGTGAACTTCGAGATCAGAGAAGGGGAGTTCGTCTCTATTATCGGTCCAAGTGGCTCGGGGAAGTCGACGATCCTGCGGATGATAGCCGGGTTCGAAGAGCCGACCGAGGGACAGGTTGTGCTTGACCGGATAGACATCACGAAGCGGCCGCCGTTCGACCGGGATACGAACATGATGTTTCAGGACCTGGCACTGTTCCCGAACTACACTGTCAGCGAGAACATCGAGTACGGCCCCAAACAGGACGGTGTGTCGAAAAAAGAGAGACAGGAGATGGCAGCGGAGATGCTCGACGTCGTCCAGCTCGAGGGTTACGGCGACCGCGCCATCGACGAACTGAGTGGCGGCGAACAACAGCGCGTCGCACTCGCGCGCTGTATGGTCAACAGACCGAGCGTGGTCCTCTTCGACGAGCCTCTCGCTTCACTCGACCGCCAGCTCCGCCGGCAGATGACGACCGAGCTGAGCGACATCCAGAATCGCACGGGCTCGACCTTTCTCTATGTCACCCACAATCAGGAGGTCGCCCTGTCGGCGTCCGATCGGGTCATCGTGTTGAACGACGGGCAGATAGAACAGATCGGAACGCCCGACGAGCTGTACCACAGTCCGGAGACGGAGTTCGTCGCGAACTTCGTCGGTGACATGAACATGTTCAGCAGCGACGTCCGGGAAGGTAGCGCCCCCGACAACCCGGCTGAGATTCCCAGTGAGACGATCACGATGCCCCCGGGGACGGGGATAAGCGACGGAGCGACGTCGATGAAAGTCGGAATCCGTCCCCACGACACCGAACTGGTGACCGATAGAGAAGACGTGTCAGACTTCTACTTAGAGGGCACTGTGAGAGGAGTGATGTTCGCGGGCGAGGAGAAAATCGCCACGGTCGACACCGAACTGGGTGAATTCACCGCCGAAACGAACCTAGATAC from Halomicroarcula saliterrae includes the following:
- a CDS encoding amidase translates to MSYPSSIVEATIGELHAAMRRGELTSESIVDQYIERIGAYDRDGPRINSVVTVNPAARDRAAELDQRFAESGLCGPLHGIPVLVKDQVSTAGLVTTFGSEAFADYVPAEDATIVRRLKEAGAVILAKTNLPDWAAGFVGYSSVLGQTKNPYDLDRDSGGSSAGTGAGVAANLGAVGIGEDTGGSIRVPASCCNLYGLRPTTGLVSRAGLSPLVTRQDTPGPMARTVEDLARVLDVIAGFDRRDERTGAARFGGSPGSCVSAIDGTGLDGARLGVVRDVFGSDADPTAAPVTSVVETALSTMSEAGAELVDPVGIPGLQERLDTSSLHALQPKRDIDAFLAGLERPPVDSVAELHRKGAYHEGLELFETIAAAPEDPTTVPDYWERVAAQESLRETLVYLLADRDLDALVFPDVQVVPPRHAELRSGDLTRADYPVNTVISSQSSCPGISMPAGFTDDGLPVGVELLGAPHSEATLVGMAAAYERRAQTRRPPATAPPLGPD
- a CDS encoding amidohydrolase family protein: MSDSILQNCTTVGGDSIDIEIQDGVIDRVVPAGEGDASAYDPADRYDVDGNLVTPTVTESHTHLFNALSEGNPHTNDVGTLEQAWQTGEKNSVHRTEEVVKKNARRVLNWFVSYGVTRVRSHLSLTASKEGPFTAAEAMLEIKEEYSDIVDLQLVGVPDRGYIRDEEKFSQFETLLDMGIDVVGGWPHREDTREYGVEHTRAALDLATEHDLLVDLHIDETDDPNSRYTEVLATEAMERGIGDRTTASHVTAMHSYPNAYADKLSRLLAESGVSVITNPLSNSVLQGRYDDYPKRRGFTRLDELADAGVTVGIGHDDIGDSANPYGDGDPLKVLYFLAHFAHKNRLGDETQLWNMLLRNNAEIFGLNPRESTLTEGTEGSVVVYDSPSAFDAIRTIAPRTLVMKDGQVIARTSRDAQILSNDIGAVDFSKEDI
- a CDS encoding IclR family transcriptional regulator, whose protein sequence is MAYEANRRVKTSARTFEIVERLSRDDHIGVSQLAADLEMTKGIVHNHLSTLREMGYVTKTSDGYRLSPKLLSVGLRARANAQLYRYADGLLTGLAEQLDVGVVLCQEAGTDCVIVATYDVPPRLDTEVGTSFPLTESILGLVLRLSSERAAPADRETEYDLAAIDRELAENAYAIGPLSRGVAVSCVATPIRDDDGYGHGSVGVLLTERQREQHLQRITEATVTLRQQVEKRLRSEWTSERSFATEKHSWIG
- a CDS encoding MFS transporter, translated to MEENARSVVLFTSVSHAIVHTFELSIPILVVIWLLEFSVSTAMLGLVVALGYALFGIGALPGGVLADRYGSRTLILFCLVGMALSFLLLSVASGIVTIAIALAAWGLAASVYHPSGLSLISTGVENRGTAFAYHGMAGNLGIAFGPLLTALLLLNFDWRVVTRLLVVPAVVAVLYALATDFDETAAVSVDGGTDERPSMSLSGFVADSRALFTVGFTLAMFVVMMNGLFYRGALTFLPDVLGGLLPPVTEYARMFDAGSPVAEQFNLASYLYVGLLTVGVGGQYVGGKVSDRVEPTTALAVVFGSLAVVAVGFVPTARLGMPALVAVSAGLGFLLFALQPLYQATIAEQSPPDERGLSYGYTYLVSFGIGAAGAAVSGALLSVFTPATTFGVLAVFPVLGVGFSLLIGRGGDTQPRADSV
- a CDS encoding nucleoside deaminase; protein product: MVDIEALDHEKFTDRACDLARIAGERGDGPYGSLLVVDGEIIMEETNREVTDDDLSLHPELTLARRAAQELDEETAREAVMYTSTEPCPMCSTGMAYAGLGAVVYSVSGERASELRGGGTGGIPSDEVFDRLDADIEVIGPVLQTEGEAVHEAF
- a CDS encoding amidohydrolase family protein — encoded protein: MSEYIVTDANVIGPSGERENNVDIEIRNGRIDRVVRAGDGDPDAFDHDQRFDAAGRLVTPPLIESHTHLYAALTAGVPNWNGTGTLEEGWRLWNDTKEDLTKQNYKDRAKKVARWFAANGVTRVRTHLDVNSDERSEVGLEAMLEVREELAGFVDIQIVAFPMGCLYTGGEEKLTRFEAAMERGLDIVGGIPHREHITEDGNAHVRTVLDTAEKYDAQADLHIDETDDPQSRYTGVLASEALKRGLGERVTASHATALHSYANAYADKLVRIIGESGMNVVTNPMANAVLQGRYDDFPRRRGHTRIEALRDQGVAVGIGQDDIVDHFHSYGDGDPLKAAFVLVHLAHMNGDEDTATLWNMLLEGNAAVFGVNDYGIEAGNEGSLVVYDATDPFDALRTQPVRPLVLRDGNPIAESSRTSTVYEHGMDKTVDFGRR